A window of Bacillus sp. DX3.1 genomic DNA:
GCAGTTTGTTCCGCCGCAAAGAATGATAGCTGTGATTCTTCTACTTCCTCTGGTTCTTGTGGCAGCGTCTCTACCTCTTCTTTTATGACTACTGTTTCTTGCACTGTTTCTTTTTGAACTTTTGTTTCCACTCGCTTCGGAAGCGTAACTTCCTCTTGCCCTTCAAGCTGAGCTAATACTTCTTTTGCACGAGCGATTAAGCTATCTGGAAGCTCCGCAAGCTGTGCAACGTGAATACCATAGCTTTTATCTGCTGCTCCATCTTGAATCTTATGCAAGAAGACAACTTTACCATTTTCTTCAATAGCTGAAACATGTACATTTTTAAGCTGCTCTAAACTTTCTTCTAGCACTGTTAATTCATGATAATGCGTTGAAAATAATGTTTTTGCCCCGATTTGATCATGAATATGCTCGATAATCGCTTGCGCTAGTGCCATACCATCATACGTAGATGTACCGCGGCCAATTTCATCAAATAAAATTAAACTTCTTTCTGATGCATTCGCAATTGCGTTTTTCGCTTCTAACATTTCGACCATAAATGTACTTTGTCCAGAAATTAAATCATCCGCTGCTCCAATTCTCGTGAAGATTTGGTCAAAAACAGGCAGCACAGCTTCTGTCGCCGGTACAAAGCAACCAATTTGCGACATCACAGTGACAAGTGCTAATTGGCGCATATACGTACTTTTACCAGACATATTTGGACCAGTAATTAAAAAGACATCCATATTTTCAGGCATAATACAATCGTTTGGAACGTAAAGCTTTCCATTTAATACTTTTTCAACGACAGGATGACGACCATCTTTAATAAAGATTTCTCGTTTATTTGTTAACGTTGGTTTTACAAATTGCTCTTCTTCACTAACTGTCGCAAAGCTTTGAAGTACATCTAGTTCACTAATAACTTTCGCTAATTGCTGCAATTTCGGAATAAACACTTTCACTTCTTCACGAAGCGCAGTAAATAGATCGTATTCTAGCTGAACAATTTTTTCTTCTGCTTCTAAAATCATCGTTTCTTTTTCTTTTAACTCATCCGTAATATAGCGTTCTGCATTTGCAAGCGTTTGTTTTCGTTCATAACGACCTTCTGGAAGTGATGCAAGGTTTGCTTTTGTCACCTCGATATAGTATCCAAAAATACGATTGTAACCAATTTTCAGAGACTTAACCCCTGTTATATCACGCTCGCGCTTTTCAAGCTCTGCAATCCACGTTTTTCCATTTTTACTTACATAACGATACTGGTCTAACTTGTCATTATAGCCGTCTTTTATAATGTCACCATCTTTTATAGAAAGCGGTGGATTTTCTTGAATACTTCTTTCTAGTAGCTCCGTTAAACTTTCACATGGATCAACACCTTGAATTAATTGGGATGCATATCCATTCTCTAAACGCTCTACTGTCTCTAAAATAGCAGGCACTTGCAGTAATGAGCGCTTTAATTGTAATAAATCACGAGCATTCACACTGCCGTATGCAACTTTCCCTGCTAAACGTTCTAAGTCGTATACTTCTTTTAATTTTTCTTTTAAATCTTCACGTAAGAAATAATCATTCACAAACGTTTCAACCATTTCTAAACGCTCTTCAATTTTTTCTTTTTGTATGAGCGGACGTTCCATCCACTGCTTTAACATTCTTCCACCCATCGCTGTTTTTGTCTTATCTAACAGCCATAATAGAGAGCCTGTTTTTTCTTTTGTTCGAATGGTTTCTGTTAACTCCAAATTACGTTTAGAATGAACATCAATCTTCATAAATTGATTTGTATAATAAATATCGACTGGCTGCAGATGATCTAGCGAACGTTTTTGTGTTCGTAATACATAATTAAATAAGCGCCCAACTGCTGCAACTAATTTCGTTTGCGTCACATTTTGAACAAGATGTTCCAATCCTTCAGGAATTTTTGTTTCATCCTCATAGGAAATTGTCATTTTCAATGTTTCTGTCAGCTTATTTAGCTCATCTTTTGAAAACGTAGATGCCACAACAATTTCTTTTGAACCTGTCGCATATACTTCTAATAAAACATCTTCTACAGTACCAGTTAGCAATGTAACGGTATTTTGCCCTGTCGTTAAGTCATTGCAAGCCAATGCATAGGAACCATCTTCAAAGCGTGTTAACGCCGCTAAGAAGTTATTTTCTTTTTCATCAATCGTACGCCCCTCCATCATCGTTCCAGGCGTAATTAATTGAACCACTTCACGGCGTACAACGCCTTTTGCTGTTTTCGGATCTTCTACTTGTTCACAAACAGCCACTTTATATCCTTTTTCAACGAGCTGTTCAATATAATTTTTAGCAGCGTGGTGCGGGACACCGCACATTGGAATCCGATCGCTGCTCCCTCCATCTCGGCTTGTTAACGTAATTTCAAGTTCATGAGCCGCTTTTACTGCATCCTCAAAGAACATTTCATAAAAATCACCTAAGCGAAAAAATAAAAAGGCATCTTGATAGTCTGCCTTGACTGTTAAATATTGTTGTATCATCGGGGTATACTGAGCCATTTGTTTCCTCCACACTTTATACATAATTAGCTATATATTATATGCCGTACTTCACTGACAATCATATCTCCACTGATAGGAGTCTCTCTTTATTATAACACGAAAAAATTCAATTGAGCATCTCTGACCTTATGTAAAAAAAGCTAGGAAGAATCTCCCTAGCTTTCTTTTATTCCTCTTCTGCGTCTACAATAAAGTTTGGATCTAAATCTTCAAATTCGTCATCATCCACTTCAAAATTTTCTTCCTCTTCCGGACAGCCATCAGGATTTACACTTACACAAATTTTTGTTTCTCCAACAACTTCTGTTACAAATTCACGCTCTACAGTTACAACTATTTTGTTACCATTTGGTGAAACAATTGCTTCTAAACAATTCGGATGCTGAATAACACGAGCAATAATCTCTAAATCGTCACCAGAAAAGTTTTTGTCGCGATAGCCAATTTTCACCTCATCTGTGTAATTCACACGTTCTGTTACAACTTCTGTTTTGGTATTTTCATCAAATGAGTACCAAGTATTAATATCATAATATCCTTCAATTTCTACAGTTTTACCATTCTTTTTCGCCTCATATGCGTGATTAATTACCCAACATCCGAGAATACTTGTAGGTTCATGATTTGATTCGCATGTATGAGTGGTTTTCATATACTTTCGTCCTTTGCCCACAACGGCTTTCGTAATGATCTCTCTAAATTCGGACATTCGGAACCCTCCTCAATCAATATTCACTTAATCATATGCGTGACAAGAGCGGAATGTGTCATTCTTTTTTTGACAAAACAATATATACCCTAAATAAAATAAAAAAGAGATGTCCATAAGACATCTCCTTTAACAGCCACAGTTCCCTTTTTTACTCGCTACTTCAGCACCAGTTTCTCCTTTTAACACATCGCCACCCGTTGAAATTAAAATTTCATCCGTTACGTTATTTGAAATGGTACTTGCTACAAGTTGTAGCAAATCATTTACATAAGTTTGAGACGATTTAAACTCCTGCACAACCGGAATGCTATCCAGCTTATCTTGCAATGCATCAATTTCCGCTTCTACTTTTTTCAATGCTTCCCACTTACCATAATGCTGCAAATTAACTGCTTGTTTTTGCAGTGCTTTAATTTCATCAATCGCACGTTTTACATTTTCATTTTTATGAATTTGCGCCTCCGCACGTTTAAAAAAATCTACTTCTTCTGTTTCAGCAATCAGTTTCGCTAATTCTTTTGCACGCTCTACAATTTCATCTTTTGAATAAGCTGTCATTTATTATTTCACCTCGATTGGCTCCTCAACCAATTCCCCGTTTAGAGACCAAGTATTTGCTTTTATCACTTTTACTTTTACAAGCTGACCAATTGTTGATTTTGGTGCTGCGAAGTTTACGAGCTTATTAGCACGTGTATAACCTGCCAGCACATCAGGATTGTTCTTACTTTCTCCATCAACAAGCACTTCAACAATTTGCCCTTCATATCGTTTATTCTTCTCTACAGAGAATTCATTTACTAATGTATTCAAGCGTTGTAAACGCTCTTTTTTTACTTCCATCGGTACATTATCTTTCATTTTTGCAGCGGGTGTACCTTCACGCGGAGAATAAATAAATGTAAATGCACTATCAAAGCCTACTTCGCGATATAACGACAGCGTTTCTTCAAATTGTTCGTCTGTTTCATTTGGGAAACCAACGATAATATCAGTTGTTAAAACAGCATTCGGAATCGCTGTTTTAATTTTACGTACAAGTTCTAAATAATGCTCACGCGAATATTTACGCGCCATAATTTTCAACATATCTGTACTTCCAGATTGCACTGGTAAGTGAATGTGTTCAACTAAATTACCGCCTTCTCCAAGCACTTCAATCAAGCGGTCATCAAAATCACGCGGATGGCTTGTTGTAAAACGAATACGCGCTATATCAATCTTACGAAGTTCCTCCATCAGATTGCCTAAGCCATATTCTAAATCTTCAAAGTCTTTTCCGTATGCGTTTACGTTTTGACCAAGTAACGTAATTTCCTTATAGCCATTTGCGGCTAAATGACGTACTTCGTTAATAATATCTTCTGGGCGACGGCTACGCTCTTTCCCACGTGTATACGGTACGATGCAGTATGTACAGAATTTGTCGCACCCATACATAATATTTACCCATGCTTTAATATCACCACGGCGTACTTTTGGAAGGTTTTCAATTACATCCCCTTCTTTTGACCATACTTCAACAACTGTTGCTTTTGAGAACATGGCATCTTTTAAAATGTAAGGTAAGCGATGAATATTATGTGTACCAAATACCATATCTACATGCTGATTTTTTTGCATAATTTTGTTTACGACAGATTCCTCTTGAGACATACAACCACATACACCAATTAAAAGGTCAGGGTTCCTTTGTTTTAACGGTTTTAAATGCCCCAGTTCCCCAAACACTTTATTTTCAGCGTTTTCACGAATTGCACAAGTATTTAATAGGATCACATCTGCATCTTCTGTTGAGAATGTTGGTTCATATCCAAGTGCTGTAAAAATACCAGCCATCACTTCTGTATCATGCTCATTCATTTGACACCCGTAAGTGCGAATATAAAATTTTCTTCCTGTACCAAAGTTACGAAATTCTTCTGGTAAGCCAAAATCACGTTCAATTTTAACTTCTTCTTTCCCACGTTTTTTCGCATCTTTTAAGGAAGGTGGCTGATATACATTTTCAAAGTATTTGCTATAATCTTTTTCTTCTTTTTTCATAGAAGAATTGGCTTGTTGACTTGCTAATCGTTGTTGCTCGTTCATGAGTAATCTCCTTTCAACCCAAACTATACACAATCTTTTTAGCTCACTCTAATGGGCAATAAGACCCCATCTCAAAGGTTATGAAGCTAGTTGAGAGATAACTGTCCTAAGAGCCCAATCCACCGAGCTAACCATCCGTAAAAGTGAAATTTCTTCCTACTGATGGACATTTCCCTTTATCCTTGTTGTTTTACCTTGTCTTTGTCAGAAACATATTGCTTATATACATTATCATAGTATATAGCGTTTAGCGAAATTAAACAACAAAGAGGCACTTGTCCCATAACCGATTCCTACAGGGAATGAACACCGTCTCATGTTATAACCGTTCATTCATTATTCTATCATTCTGAATTTTCCAAGTAAACAAAGCCTTTGAAGATAAAGTAAAACTTTTCTCAGTGGAGGTTTTCAATCTTACTGATGGATATTGCGGTGCACTATATTCTTAGAACAAATAAAAACAACATCCTACTATAACTAAAAAGGCTGCCAGTTGGCAGCCTTTTTTATTACATAAACTCAGCAACGAGTTCATCAAACATTTTTTGATCCATTTGTAAATCAGCTTGAACTAAAGGTTTTTCACTGTAGTCTTTTACAAGTTCTTGATAAGAAGGCTGCTGTGTATTTTGATAAATTAAGCCCGTTACTAAACCTTTGTTTTCCATTAATGTTTGCATTGCAACCATACGGTTAGATGGGTCATACCCTTCTACTGTACTTAGTTTTGTTAAATTCTCTTTAAACCAATCGTACGTATTTACTTTATTGTAAGTTACACATGGGCTAAATACGTTAATTAAAGAGAAACCTTTATGTTGAATACCAGCTTCAATCAGCTGCGTTAACTCTTTTAAGTCACTAGAGAAACTTTGTGCAACAAATGTTGCACCAGCAGTTAACGCCATTTCCATTACAGATAATGCTGGCTCAATTGAACCTTGTGGCGTACTTTTCGTTTTAAATCCAGCTTCACTACGTGGTGAAGTTTGACCTTTTGTTAAACCGTAAATTTGGTTATCCATAACGATATACGTAATGTCAATGTTACGACGAATTGAATGGATCGTATGTCCCATACCAATTGCAAAACCATCACCGTCACCACCAGATGCGATAACTGTTAAATCACGGTTTGCCATTTTCACACCTTGTGCAATTGGAAGTGCACGTCCATGAATACTATGAACACCGTACGAATTAATATAACCCGAAATACGACCAGAACATCCGATACCAGAAATAACCGCTAATTCATCTGGATTTAAGCCGACGTTAGCAGCCGCACGTTGAATTGCTGCTTGCACTGAGAAGTCACCGCAACCTGGACACCAATTTGGTTTTACACTGTTACGAAAGTCCTTAAATGTTGCCATTTAATACAACCCCTTTTTTGCATTCGTTGTAAATTTCTTTTGGTAAGAATGGATTTCCGTCGTATTTTAACAGACTAGAAATTTTCTCACCAAAGCCAAGATTCATCTTCATAATATTAGTAAGCTGACCCGTTGCGTTATTTTCTACAACAACAACACGTTTTGCACTCTTCACAAGCGGAAGAATTTCATTTGTTGGGAACGGATGAATTAAACGAACGTGAGCGTGGTTTACTTTTAACCCTTCTTGCTCTAAGCGCTCCATCGCTTCTTCAATTGCACCGCGTGTAGAGTTAAAGCCTACTAGTAGTACATCAGCGTCATCATACTTGGCATTTTTATAAACAGGGGTATTAAACTTCAGATTTTCCATTTTACGGAAACGTTTGTCCATTTGTGATTTACGATTCAGTGCGGATTCAGATGGTTTACCCGTTTCATCATGTTCTACACCTGTTACATGGTGAACACCATTTTTCATACCAGGTATAACTCGTGGTGAAACGCCGTCTTCTGTCACTTCGTAACGTTTGAAATATGCTTTATTTTCACGCTCTGGTAACTCTGCTTGTAAATCAAGCTTACCGCGGCGAATTTCTACTTTGTCTAATTTCAGTGGTTCTACTGTTTGCTTACCTAAAGAAAGCTGTAGATCTGTTAAGAAGATAACAGGAACTTGATATTCTTCTGCTAAGTTAAACGCTTCGACAATGTCATAGAACGCTTCTTCAACAGTACTTGGCGCCATTACGATTTTTGGAATTTCACCATGTGTACCGTAAATCATCGCCATTAAATCAGATTGCTCTTGTTTTGTTGGTAACCCTGTACTTGGACCACCACGTTGCGTATCAACAATAACAAGAGGTGTTTCTGTAATACCAGCTAAACCAATTGCTTCCATCATTAAAGATAGACCAGGACCTGCTGACGCTGTTAACGTACGTACACCAGCGTAGTTTGCACCAATTGCCATTGTACAAGCAGCAATTTCATCCTCTGTTTGAATAACTGTTCCGCCTACTTTTGGTAGCTTCTTAATTAAGTATTCCATAATTTCAGATGCAGGTGTAATTGGATATGCAGACATGAAGCGAGCACCACCAGCTACTGCCCCAAACGCAATTGCATCGTTACCAATCATGAACATACGTTTTTGACCATCTGCTTTTTCAAGCTGCATCATATTTACTTGCTCGCCAAGTAATTCTTTCATATATTGAGAGCCGCGTTTAATTGCTTCCATATTCTTTTCAACAACTGCTTGACCTTTGCGGCCGAAAATTTCATCTACAACATCTAAATAAACAGTTTCGTCTAATCCTAATACTGCACTAGATGCTCCAACAGCAACCATGTTTTTCATTAATGATGTACCAAGTTCAGAAGCAATATCTGTAAATGGAATTGCATATAGCGTCACATCTGTGCTTTCTGGAATGCTTGGATTAAATTTTGCATCAGCAACGACAATTCCACCCGGACGTAATTCGTGGAAGTTAAAGTCAATTGTTTCTTGGTCAAACGCAATTAAAATATCTAAGTCATCG
This region includes:
- a CDS encoding RicAFT regulatory complex protein RicA family protein is translated as MTAYSKDEIVERAKELAKLIAETEEVDFFKRAEAQIHKNENVKRAIDEIKALQKQAVNLQHYGKWEALKKVEAEIDALQDKLDSIPVVQEFKSSQTYVNDLLQLVASTISNNVTDEILISTGGDVLKGETGAEVASKKGNCGC
- the cotE gene encoding outer spore coat protein CotE encodes the protein MSEFREIITKAVVGKGRKYMKTTHTCESNHEPTSILGCWVINHAYEAKKNGKTVEIEGYYDINTWYSFDENTKTEVVTERVNYTDEVKIGYRDKNFSGDDLEIIARVIQHPNCLEAIVSPNGNKIVVTVEREFVTEVVGETKICVSVNPDGCPEEEENFEVDDDEFEDLDPNFIVDAEEE
- a CDS encoding 2-oxoacid:acceptor oxidoreductase subunit alpha, which gives rise to MISQLSWKVGGQQGEGIESTGEIFCIALNRLGYYLYGYRHFSSRIKGGHTNNKIRVSTTEVRAISDDLDILIAFDQETIDFNFHELRPGGIVVADAKFNPSIPESTDVTLYAIPFTDIASELGTSLMKNMVAVGASSAVLGLDETVYLDVVDEIFGRKGQAVVEKNMEAIKRGSQYMKELLGEQVNMMQLEKADGQKRMFMIGNDAIAFGAVAGGARFMSAYPITPASEIMEYLIKKLPKVGGTVIQTEDEIAACTMAIGANYAGVRTLTASAGPGLSLMMEAIGLAGITETPLVIVDTQRGGPSTGLPTKQEQSDLMAMIYGTHGEIPKIVMAPSTVEEAFYDIVEAFNLAEEYQVPVIFLTDLQLSLGKQTVEPLKLDKVEIRRGKLDLQAELPERENKAYFKRYEVTEDGVSPRVIPGMKNGVHHVTGVEHDETGKPSESALNRKSQMDKRFRKMENLKFNTPVYKNAKYDDADVLLVGFNSTRGAIEEAMERLEQEGLKVNHAHVRLIHPFPTNEILPLVKSAKRVVVVENNATGQLTNIMKMNLGFGEKISSLLKYDGNPFLPKEIYNECKKGVVLNGNI
- the mutS gene encoding DNA mismatch repair protein MutS translates to MAQYTPMIQQYLTVKADYQDAFLFFRLGDFYEMFFEDAVKAAHELEITLTSRDGGSSDRIPMCGVPHHAAKNYIEQLVEKGYKVAVCEQVEDPKTAKGVVRREVVQLITPGTMMEGRTIDEKENNFLAALTRFEDGSYALACNDLTTGQNTVTLLTGTVEDVLLEVYATGSKEIVVASTFSKDELNKLTETLKMTISYEDETKIPEGLEHLVQNVTQTKLVAAVGRLFNYVLRTQKRSLDHLQPVDIYYTNQFMKIDVHSKRNLELTETIRTKEKTGSLLWLLDKTKTAMGGRMLKQWMERPLIQKEKIEERLEMVETFVNDYFLREDLKEKLKEVYDLERLAGKVAYGSVNARDLLQLKRSLLQVPAILETVERLENGYASQLIQGVDPCESLTELLERSIQENPPLSIKDGDIIKDGYNDKLDQYRYVSKNGKTWIAELEKRERDITGVKSLKIGYNRIFGYYIEVTKANLASLPEGRYERKQTLANAERYITDELKEKETMILEAEEKIVQLEYDLFTALREEVKVFIPKLQQLAKVISELDVLQSFATVSEEEQFVKPTLTNKREIFIKDGRHPVVEKVLNGKLYVPNDCIMPENMDVFLITGPNMSGKSTYMRQLALVTVMSQIGCFVPATEAVLPVFDQIFTRIGAADDLISGQSTFMVEMLEAKNAIANASERSLILFDEIGRGTSTYDGMALAQAIIEHIHDQIGAKTLFSTHYHELTVLEESLEQLKNVHVSAIEENGKVVFLHKIQDGAADKSYGIHVAQLAELPDSLIARAKEVLAQLEGQEEVTLPKRVETKVQKETVQETVVIKEEVETLPQEPEEVEESQLSFFAAEQTAKNEEKPMLDQKETAVLTQIKKIDLLDMTPLEALNELYRLQKKLKKG
- a CDS encoding 2-oxoacid:ferredoxin oxidoreductase subunit beta — protein: MATFKDFRNSVKPNWCPGCGDFSVQAAIQRAAANVGLNPDELAVISGIGCSGRISGYINSYGVHSIHGRALPIAQGVKMANRDLTVIASGGDGDGFAIGMGHTIHSIRRNIDITYIVMDNQIYGLTKGQTSPRSEAGFKTKSTPQGSIEPALSVMEMALTAGATFVAQSFSSDLKELTQLIEAGIQHKGFSLINVFSPCVTYNKVNTYDWFKENLTKLSTVEGYDPSNRMVAMQTLMENKGLVTGLIYQNTQQPSYQELVKDYSEKPLVQADLQMDQKMFDELVAEFM
- the miaB gene encoding tRNA (N6-isopentenyl adenosine(37)-C2)-methylthiotransferase MiaB, with product MNEQQRLASQQANSSMKKEEKDYSKYFENVYQPPSLKDAKKRGKEEVKIERDFGLPEEFRNFGTGRKFYIRTYGCQMNEHDTEVMAGIFTALGYEPTFSTEDADVILLNTCAIRENAENKVFGELGHLKPLKQRNPDLLIGVCGCMSQEESVVNKIMQKNQHVDMVFGTHNIHRLPYILKDAMFSKATVVEVWSKEGDVIENLPKVRRGDIKAWVNIMYGCDKFCTYCIVPYTRGKERSRRPEDIINEVRHLAANGYKEITLLGQNVNAYGKDFEDLEYGLGNLMEELRKIDIARIRFTTSHPRDFDDRLIEVLGEGGNLVEHIHLPVQSGSTDMLKIMARKYSREHYLELVRKIKTAIPNAVLTTDIIVGFPNETDEQFEETLSLYREVGFDSAFTFIYSPREGTPAAKMKDNVPMEVKKERLQRLNTLVNEFSVEKNKRYEGQIVEVLVDGESKNNPDVLAGYTRANKLVNFAAPKSTIGQLVKVKVIKANTWSLNGELVEEPIEVK